The Vicia villosa cultivar HV-30 ecotype Madison, WI unplaced genomic scaffold, Vvil1.0 ctg.001682F_1_1, whole genome shotgun sequence genome includes a region encoding these proteins:
- the LOC131636271 gene encoding uncharacterized protein LOC131636271 codes for MDNNVTVNQGATRRTHTYTFHREGMVQLGQLGELVTGHNETVFSDNYGNILSLLYSRVDEWALSTLLQFYDPDIRCFTFSDYQLAPTLEEYSCLLNIKIRHRVPFVCVPEKPRLDYIANALYLSLGDVHDNWKKKGDTHGFYMSFLVEKAQEFADKGIWEAFNAILAALIYGIVMFPNIHKFVDLAAICLFMDKNPIPTLLADTYYSIHSRHGKRGAIRGCLPLLYKWFKSHLPASGPFVTSTQKWSQRIMGLTANDIVWYQFRTGISEVIIRCGNFGNVPLIGTRGCINYNPVLALRQLGYTMKSGPSDREIYQSVYFEKGADPIALEEIRKAWNNIHIGERSTLGAKNAIAMEPYTDWVKKRVKTLLLPFPEVPLLYAQPPKISETMVSRERFDQVRVANLRLKEKDRDMDLKRYFLKQTKNELARELKTLKGESSQARKRVRTEKDGKVVVASTEDPQKVIEKAIKEEKEKLRREYQEDLKAHKLRLEKETKSPPDLLDGVSIALCI; via the exons ATGGATAACAACGTGACCGTCAATCAAGGGGCTACAAGGCGCACACACACTTATACTTTCCATCGCGAGGGTATGGTTCAATTGGGACAATTGGGTGAATTGGTCACTGGTCATAATGAAACAGTGTTCAGTGACAACTATGGCAACATATTATCTCTTCTGTACTCGCGTGTCGACGAATGGGCCTTatctactcttcttcagttctacGACCCAGATATCCGTTGTTTCACATTTTCAGATTATCAGCTAGCTCCCACTCTCGAAGAGTACTCTTGCCTCCTCAACATCAAGATTCGACACAGAGTGCCTTTTGTTTGTGTCCCAGAGAAACCTAGGTTGGATTacattgccaacgctctttatttgagcttggGAGATGTTCATGATAACTGGAAGAAGAAGGGTGATACACATGGCTTCTACATGAGTTTCCTGGTTGAAAAAGCTCAAGAATTTGCCGACAAAGGAATATGGGAGGCTTTCAATGCTATTTTGGCCGCTCTAATCTATGGAATTGTGATGTTTCCcaacattcacaagttcgttgaCTTGGCTGCTATATGTCTTTTTATGGACAAGAATCCAATACCCACCCTATTGGCTGACACGTATTATTCTATTCACTCTCGGCATGGTAAAAGGGGGGCTATTCGAGGTTGCTTGCCGCTGTTATATAAATGGTTCAAATCTCACTTGCCTGCTAGTGGTCCGTTTGTTACCTCTACTCAGAAATGGTCTCAGAGAATCATGGGACTTACTGCAAACGACATCGTATGGTATCAATTCCGAACAGGCATATCTGAAGTCATTATCAGGTGCGGAAACTTTGGTAACGTCCCGCTCATTGGGACAAGAGGATGTATTAACTACAACCCAGTTCTAGCTCTTCGTCAGTTGGGCTATACCATGAAGAGTGGGCCTTCGGATAGGGAGATTTACCAATCCGTATACTTTGAGAAGGGAGCCGACCCTATAGCGCTTGAGGAAATCAGGAAGGCCTGGAATAACATTCATATAGGTGAGAGATCCACTCTGGGAGCCAAGAATGCCATTGCTATGGAGCCCTATACCGATTGGGTTAAGAAGAGAGTCAAGACACTTTTGTTACCATTCCCGGAAGTTCCTCTCTTGTATGCACAACCTCCGAAGATATCAGAGACTATGGTATCAAGAGAACGTTTTGACCAGGTCCGCGTCGCCAATTTGAGACTGAAAGAGAAAGATAGGGATATGGATTTGAAGCGCTATTTCCTTAAACAGACAAAGAATGAACTGGCCCGTGAACTTAAAACTCTCAAAGGAGAGTCTTCTCAAGCCAGGAAGAGAGTTAGAACTGAAAAGGACGGGAAAGTTGTTGTTGCTTCTACTGAAGACCCTCAAAAGGTTATAGAAAAGGCTataaaggaagaaaaagagaagCTCAGACGAGAGTATCAAGAAGACCTGAAAGCCCACAAGCTCCGACTGGAGAAAGAAACCAA ATCACCACCAgatttgttggatggggtctctaTTGCTCTTTGTATTTGA